A stretch of the Pongo pygmaeus isolate AG05252 chromosome 16, NHGRI_mPonPyg2-v2.0_pri, whole genome shotgun sequence genome encodes the following:
- the TSPAN3 gene encoding tetraspanin-3 isoform X1, with product MGQCGITSSKTVLVFLNLIFWGAAGILCYVGAYVFITYDDYDHFFEDVYTLIPAVVIIAVGALLFIIGLIGCCATIRESRCGLATFVIILLLVFVTEVVVVVLGYVYRAKVENEVDRSIQKVYKTYNGTNPDAASRAIDYVQRQLHCCGIHNYSDWENTDWFKETKNQSVPLSCCRETASNCNGSLAHPSDLYAEGCEALVVKKLQEIMMHVIWAALAFAAIQLLGMLCACIVLCRRSRDPAYELLITGGTYA from the exons GGGGCAGCTGGCATTTTATGCTATGTGGGAGCCTATGTCTTCATCACTTACGACGACTATGACCACTTCTTTGAAGATGTGTACACGCTCATCCCTGCTGTAGTGATCATAGCTGTAGGAGCCCTGCTTTTCATCATTGGGCTAATTGGCTGCTGTGCCACAATCCGGGAAAGTCGCTGTGGACTTGCCACG TTTGTCATCATCCTGCTCTTGGTTTTTGTCACAGAAGTTGTTGTAGTGGTTTTGGGATATGTTTACAGAGCAAAG GTGGAAAATGAGGTTGACCGCAGCATTCAGAAAGTGTATAAGACCTACAATGGAACCAACCCTGATGCTGCTAGCCGGGCTATTGATTATGTACAGAGACAG CTGCATTGTTGTGGAATTCACAACTACTCAGACTGGGAAAATACAGATTGGTTCAAAGAAACCAAAAACCAGAGTGTCCCTCTTAGCTGCTGCAGAGAGACTGCCAGCAATTGTAATGGCAGCCTGGCCCACCCTTCCGACCTCTATGCTGAG GGCTGTGAGGCTCTAGTTGTGAAGAAGCTACAAGAAATCATGATGCATGTGATCTGGGCCGCACTGGCATTTGCAGCTATTCAG CTGCTGGGCATGCTGTGTGCCTGCATCGTGTTGTGCAGAAGGAGTAGAGATCCTGCTTACGAGCTCCTCATCACTGGCGGAACCTATGCATAG
- the TSPAN3 gene encoding tetraspanin-3 isoform X2 has product MWEPMSSSLTTTMTTSLKMCTRALLFIIGLIGCCATIRESRCGLATFVIILLLVFVTEVVVVVLGYVYRAKVENEVDRSIQKVYKTYNGTNPDAASRAIDYVQRQLHCCGIHNYSDWENTDWFKETKNQSVPLSCCRETASNCNGSLAHPSDLYAEGCEALVVKKLQEIMMHVIWAALAFAAIQLLGMLCACIVLCRRSRDPAYELLITGGTYA; this is encoded by the exons ATGTGGGAGCCTATGTCTTCATCACTTACGACGACTATGACCACTTCTTTGAAGATGTGTACAC GAGCCCTGCTTTTCATCATTGGGCTAATTGGCTGCTGTGCCACAATCCGGGAAAGTCGCTGTGGACTTGCCACG TTTGTCATCATCCTGCTCTTGGTTTTTGTCACAGAAGTTGTTGTAGTGGTTTTGGGATATGTTTACAGAGCAAAG GTGGAAAATGAGGTTGACCGCAGCATTCAGAAAGTGTATAAGACCTACAATGGAACCAACCCTGATGCTGCTAGCCGGGCTATTGATTATGTACAGAGACAG CTGCATTGTTGTGGAATTCACAACTACTCAGACTGGGAAAATACAGATTGGTTCAAAGAAACCAAAAACCAGAGTGTCCCTCTTAGCTGCTGCAGAGAGACTGCCAGCAATTGTAATGGCAGCCTGGCCCACCCTTCCGACCTCTATGCTGAG GGCTGTGAGGCTCTAGTTGTGAAGAAGCTACAAGAAATCATGATGCATGTGATCTGGGCCGCACTGGCATTTGCAGCTATTCAG CTGCTGGGCATGCTGTGTGCCTGCATCGTGTTGTGCAGAAGGAGTAGAGATCCTGCTTACGAGCTCCTCATCACTGGCGGAACCTATGCATAG